A section of the Bacillus sp. HSf4 genome encodes:
- a CDS encoding AbrB/MazE/SpoVT family DNA-binding domain-containing protein, producing the protein MNMKSTGIVRKVDELGRVVIPIELRRTLGIAEKDALEIYVDDEKIILKKYKPNMTCQVTGEVSDDNLKLAGGKLVLSPEGAEQIINEIQAQLQSQK; encoded by the coding sequence ATGAATATGAAATCTACAGGTATCGTACGTAAAGTTGATGAGCTAGGACGCGTGGTGATTCCGATTGAACTTCGCCGTACACTTGGAATCGCAGAAAAAGACGCTCTTGAAATCTATGTTGACGACGAAAAAATCATCTTGAAAAAATATAAACCAAACATGACTTGCCAAGTAACAGGTGAAGTTTCTGATGACAACCTTAAACTTGCCGGCGGTAAATTGGTTCTTAGCCCAGAAGGCGCTGAGCAAATCATCAACGAGATTCAAGCACAACTTCAATCTCAAAAATAA